The following proteins come from a genomic window of Methanobrevibacter ruminantium:
- the aroD gene encoding type I 3-dehydroquinate dehydratase translates to MYSETKIAIPIFQKNKEDILKVANDCIIKGADILELRIDGMENPNPKIVKEILEEINFPTIATNRTAKEGGSFRGSEDDRIAILRECCDVADYVDVELQTDRELIESITETGVTSIISYHNFKQTPDLDILMDIVIQEKQLGDIAKIAVMPNTLEDTLTILPLLSHFDNVVAISMGELGSYTRVIASKFNAPFTFAVVNDNTAPGQIDIDTMKSLMNSDLINTDDLK, encoded by the coding sequence TTCCAATTTTCCAAAAGAACAAGGAAGACATCTTGAAAGTTGCTAACGATTGCATAATAAAAGGTGCAGACATTCTTGAACTTAGAATAGATGGCATGGAAAATCCTAATCCTAAGATTGTAAAGGAAATCCTAGAAGAAATCAATTTCCCAACAATAGCAACCAATAGGACTGCTAAGGAAGGAGGATCCTTTAGAGGCAGTGAAGATGACAGGATAGCTATACTTAGAGAATGTTGTGATGTGGCTGATTATGTTGATGTAGAGCTTCAAACTGATAGAGAGCTTATTGAATCAATTACAGAAACTGGAGTAACATCCATCATTTCTTACCATAACTTCAAACAAACTCCTGATTTGGACATATTAATGGACATTGTAATTCAGGAAAAACAACTTGGAGACATTGCAAAGATAGCAGTTATGCCTAATACATTAGAGGATACATTGACAATTTTACCATTATTATCTCACTTCGATAACGTTGTAGCTATTTCCATGGGAGAATTGGGAAGCTATACAAGGGTTATTGCATCTAAATTCAATGCACCATTTACTTTTGCTGTAGTAAATGACAATACAGCACCTGGACAAATAGACATTGATACAATGAAATCATTGATGAATAGTGATTTAATCAATACTGATGATTTAAAGTAA